One segment of Corynebacterium atrinae DNA contains the following:
- a CDS encoding PspA/IM30 family protein, translating into MANPFVKAWKYLMALFDSKIEENADPKVQIQQAIEDAQRQHQELSQQAAAVIGNQRQLEMQLNRRLGEIEKLQANTRQALQLADKARNEGDDKKAVEYENAAEAFAAQLVTAEQSVEDTKQLHDQSLQQADQAKQAVERNAMALQQKVSERTKLLSQLEQAKMQEKVSESLQSMNAITNGSTPNLDQVREKIERRYANALGQAELAQNSVEGRMAEVQQAGIQMAGHSRLEQIRAEMQGGNQLSSGADKAIEGGAQPSANVSNDAVAQRMKELRGE; encoded by the coding sequence ATGGCTAACCCCTTCGTCAAGGCATGGAAGTACCTCATGGCGCTGTTCGACTCCAAGATCGAGGAGAACGCGGACCCGAAGGTGCAGATTCAGCAGGCCATCGAGGACGCCCAGCGTCAGCACCAGGAACTCTCCCAGCAGGCTGCCGCCGTCATCGGCAACCAACGCCAGCTCGAAATGCAGCTGAACCGCCGCCTCGGTGAGATCGAGAAGCTCCAGGCCAACACCCGCCAAGCGCTCCAGCTGGCCGACAAGGCCCGCAACGAAGGCGATGACAAAAAGGCCGTGGAGTACGAAAACGCCGCCGAGGCCTTCGCTGCACAGCTTGTCACCGCCGAGCAGTCCGTCGAAGACACCAAGCAACTCCACGACCAGTCCCTCCAGCAGGCCGACCAAGCCAAGCAGGCCGTCGAACGCAACGCCATGGCCCTGCAGCAAAAGGTCTCCGAGCGCACCAAGCTGCTCTCCCAGTTGGAGCAGGCGAAGATGCAGGAGAAGGTCTCTGAGTCCCTGCAGTCCATGAACGCCATCACCAATGGTTCCACCCCGAACCTTGACCAGGTCCGCGAGAAGATCGAGCGCCGCTACGCCAACGCCCTCGGCCAGGCTGAGCTCGCCCAGAACTCGGTTGAAGGCCGCATGGCTGAGGTTCAGCAGGCCGGCATTCAGATGGCTGGCCACTCCCGCCTCGAGCAGATCCGCGCCGAAATGCAGGGCGGTAACCAGCTCTCCTCTGGTGCCGACAAGGCAATCGAGGGTGGCGCTCAGCCTTCCGCGAATGTTTCTAACGATGCTGTCGCTCAGCGGATGAAGGAACTGCGCGGGGAGTAG
- a CDS encoding helix-turn-helix domain-containing protein translates to MVTTAVLESPITTSRRTPELLLREALGGALRAFRADQGITLRELAEQARVSPGYLSELERGRKEVSSELLASVCYALGTSVADVLIEAAGSMAMQSVAEKLATEHL, encoded by the coding sequence ATGGTTACCACCGCTGTCCTTGAATCCCCGATCACCACGTCCCGCCGCACTCCCGAGCTGCTGCTACGTGAGGCGCTCGGTGGTGCCCTCCGCGCCTTCCGCGCCGACCAGGGCATCACGCTGCGAGAGCTAGCCGAACAAGCACGCGTCTCGCCCGGCTACCTGTCCGAACTCGAACGCGGCCGCAAGGAAGTATCCTCCGAGCTGCTCGCTTCTGTCTGTTACGCACTTGGCACCTCAGTTGCCGATGTCCTCATTGAGGCCGCTGGCTCGATGGCCATGCAGTCGGTAGCGGAGAAGCTCGCGACGGAGCACCTCTAA
- a CDS encoding CinA family protein, producing MLIDALRTRRQTISFCESLTAGLASATLADVPGASTVLRGGLVTYATELKHKLAHVPQELLDAHGPVSAPTAAAMAAGCRQACGSDWAVSLTGVAGPEGQDGHPVGEVWLGFAGPGGVDTQVLHLTGSRREIREEAVAEALTGALQRVREQNNQGRR from the coding sequence ATGCTTATCGACGCCCTCCGTACCCGGCGTCAGACCATCTCCTTCTGTGAGTCCCTCACTGCGGGCCTCGCCTCCGCCACGCTGGCCGACGTCCCCGGTGCCTCCACCGTCCTCCGCGGAGGACTGGTCACCTACGCCACCGAGCTCAAGCACAAGCTTGCACACGTCCCCCAAGAGCTTCTCGACGCCCACGGACCCGTCTCGGCCCCCACCGCCGCCGCCATGGCGGCGGGCTGCCGCCAGGCCTGCGGCTCCGACTGGGCAGTATCACTGACTGGAGTCGCCGGCCCGGAGGGCCAAGACGGCCACCCCGTGGGCGAGGTGTGGCTCGGCTTCGCCGGACCCGGCGGCGTCGATACGCAGGTGCTGCACCTGACCGGATCACGCCGCGAGATCCGGGAGGAAGCCGTCGCCGAAGCGCTAACCGGGGCGCTGCAACGAGTGCGGGAACAAAACAATCAGGGCCGACGTTAA
- the pgsA gene encoding CDP-diacylglycerol--glycerol-3-phosphate 3-phosphatidyltransferase has translation MTRSTADGKPSNFNLPNVLTSLRILFIPVFAWLVLKGDNQHVSWMWWSFAVFALLMYTDKLDGDIARSRGLITDFGKIADPIADKALMTTALVCLNLTGALPIWVTVLIVIREFGITFWRLFMLRRGLVVPASKGGKIKTVLQTLAVALCLIPFPTWMGIPVFIVMLAAVAVTVVTGVQYLLDSRQKQ, from the coding sequence ATGACACGGTCGACAGCGGACGGCAAGCCGAGCAACTTTAACCTGCCGAACGTCTTGACCAGCCTGCGCATCTTGTTCATCCCGGTGTTTGCATGGCTCGTCCTTAAGGGTGACAATCAGCACGTCTCCTGGATGTGGTGGTCTTTCGCGGTATTTGCCCTGCTGATGTACACCGACAAACTCGACGGAGACATTGCTCGCAGTCGCGGACTGATCACCGACTTCGGCAAAATCGCGGATCCGATCGCGGATAAGGCGCTCATGACGACGGCCTTGGTGTGCCTCAACCTCACCGGCGCGTTGCCGATCTGGGTTACGGTTCTCATCGTGATCCGTGAGTTCGGCATCACTTTCTGGCGACTGTTCATGCTTCGCCGCGGCCTCGTCGTCCCGGCCAGCAAGGGCGGCAAAATCAAGACCGTCCTGCAGACCCTCGCCGTCGCCCTTTGCCTCATTCCGTTCCCCACCTGGATGGGCATCCCCGTGTTCATCGTCATGCTCGCTGCCGTGGCCGTCACAGTGGTCACCGGCGTGCAATACCTGCTGGACTCCCGGCAAAAGCAATGA
- a CDS encoding YciI family protein, giving the protein MNHFAVHYLYAADSEDIVRVRPEHRQFLGELRDKGQLVGSGPYVDGLGGALIIIRLPEPATITDAEELMDQDPFTRQHCLAGRTIREWNPVINVFS; this is encoded by the coding sequence ATGAACCACTTTGCTGTCCACTACCTTTATGCCGCCGATTCGGAAGACATTGTGCGGGTTCGCCCCGAGCATCGCCAGTTCCTGGGGGAGCTGCGAGACAAGGGCCAGCTCGTCGGCTCCGGACCCTACGTGGACGGGCTCGGGGGCGCTTTGATTATCATTCGCCTGCCCGAGCCCGCGACCATCACTGATGCTGAAGAGCTGATGGATCAGGATCCCTTCACCCGGCAGCACTGCCTCGCAGGCCGCACCATCCGGGAGTGGAATCCGGTCATCAACGTCTTTTCTTAA
- a CDS encoding TerC family protein has protein sequence MTVPLWIWVATIVVIAGFFIFDFYSHVKTPHEPTLKESALWSAFYVGLALLFGVFVYFMWDHQHGVEYFTGYVTEKALSVDNLFVFALIMGAFKIPRKYQQKVLLIGIALALLFRLAFILLGAAVIAAWSDVFYLFAIFLLWTAIKLIWDEANDTPETDPNDMRVIKLLRKVVPVTPGYHGDSLITRFKGKRALTPLFVALVAIGMVDIMFAFDSIPAIYGITTEAYLVFTTNAFSLMGLRQMYFLLDGLLDRLVYLPYGLGLILAFIGVKLMLHALHENNLPFVNGGENVSVPEIPTELSLLVIIGILVVTVVLSLWRNHYDKSQGVIDTRVRAPEWDHELTEEEMEGTAAQSAESSGASAPADRPERA, from the coding sequence TTGACTGTTCCCTTGTGGATCTGGGTGGCCACCATCGTGGTCATCGCTGGATTCTTCATCTTCGATTTCTATTCCCACGTTAAGACCCCGCATGAGCCGACGCTCAAGGAGTCGGCCCTGTGGTCGGCGTTCTACGTAGGCCTGGCGTTGCTGTTCGGCGTCTTCGTCTACTTCATGTGGGACCACCAGCACGGGGTGGAGTATTTCACCGGCTACGTGACGGAGAAGGCGCTGAGCGTCGACAATCTCTTCGTTTTCGCCCTCATCATGGGTGCCTTCAAGATTCCGCGAAAGTACCAGCAGAAGGTGCTGCTCATCGGCATCGCGCTGGCGCTGCTTTTCCGGCTGGCGTTCATCCTGCTTGGCGCGGCCGTCATCGCCGCCTGGTCGGATGTGTTCTACCTCTTCGCCATCTTCCTGTTGTGGACGGCCATCAAGCTCATCTGGGACGAAGCAAACGACACCCCGGAAACTGACCCCAACGACATGCGCGTGATCAAGCTCCTACGCAAGGTCGTTCCCGTCACTCCGGGTTATCACGGTGATTCCTTGATCACTCGCTTCAAGGGCAAGCGTGCCCTGACCCCGTTGTTCGTCGCGCTCGTCGCCATCGGCATGGTCGACATCATGTTTGCCTTCGACTCCATCCCGGCGATCTACGGCATCACCACCGAGGCGTACCTGGTTTTCACCACCAACGCCTTCTCCCTCATGGGCCTGCGCCAGATGTACTTCCTGCTCGACGGCCTGCTCGACCGCCTGGTCTACCTGCCCTACGGCCTGGGTCTTATCCTCGCCTTCATTGGCGTCAAGCTCATGCTCCACGCGCTGCATGAAAACAACCTGCCGTTTGTCAACGGCGGTGAGAACGTCTCCGTGCCGGAGATACCGACCGAGCTCTCGCTACTTGTCATCATCGGCATACTGGTGGTCACGGTGGTGCTCTCGCTGTGGCGCAACCACTACGACAAGTCCCAAGGTGTGATCGACACCCGTGTCCGTGCCCCTGAGTGGGACCACGAACTCACCGAGGAGGAGATGGAGGGCACCGCCGCGCAGTCGGCTGAGTCTTCCGGGGCTTCCGCCCCAGCCGATCGCCCGGAACGCGCTTAA
- a CDS encoding FtsK/SpoIIIE family DNA translocase — MSVRSSASRSTKRSPSGRSADRARPSASTTRSRQSAQPATSAFRAAETSEERTGSAVRAVGNGIGAIFGATARGMGSLTRGAARSRRNEDLYDDSLAPIQQELSPEPQDSHEPREPRDHDGLALILIGLAAVLGASVWLDIAGPVGAAISTAAHLAIGAGALIMPVALVGLAIFLMLDLRQLTVAGSRIALGTGLIAVSMLGLVHLLAGNPTQWSERLLAGGAIGAWTGGLLAAGFSEYVAIPLLILVIVYGALKVTGITTRQAVDYVREMFGARGRRTDDEYVDEDYDDDLYGHASDDIEDLAEGRERAPRVPRASISRKPKTPMEAYPVEEPDNEGEFELDTQHTLFNTPVATPDAVDNSREAIRQAIVARSGIDATAIPASTPKSELEKDLPIPEARQPESESDYQLPSTDLLVAGAPPKTRTETNDRIIEAITDVFSEFKIDATVTGFSRGPTVTRYEVELGPGVKVSKITNLQSNLAYAVATDNVRLLTPIPGKSAVGIEVPNLDREMVRLADVLNAPATRGNHDSMLIGLGKDIEGEFVSHSLQKMPHLLVAGSTGSGKSAFVNSMLVSLLTRATPDEVRLILVDPKMVELTPYEGIPHLITPIITQPKKASAALQWLVEEMEQRYMDMKSARVRHIKDYNRKVKSGEVQAPLGSQREYRPYPFIVCVVDELADLMMTAPKEVEDSIVRITQKARAAGIHLVLATQRPSVDVVTGLIKTNVPSRLAFATSSLTDSRVILDQAGAEKLIGMGDALFIPQGAGKPQRLQGAFVTDEEVQAVVEAAKGQAMPNYTEGVTEDKTSDAKKEIDEDIGKDMDDLLEAVELVVTSQLGSTSMLQRKLRIGFAKAGRLMDLMETRGVVGPSEGSKARDVLVKPEELDTIIWMIKGADPAEAPKEEGWEGEDNETRVIPANPPGGVF, encoded by the coding sequence ATGTCTGTTCGAAGCTCGGCATCCCGTTCCACCAAGCGCTCGCCCTCGGGCCGCTCGGCTGATCGCGCTCGCCCATCCGCTAGCACCACGCGGTCACGGCAAAGCGCCCAACCAGCCACCTCCGCTTTCCGCGCCGCCGAGACCTCCGAAGAGAGGACCGGTAGCGCGGTTCGGGCTGTCGGCAACGGCATTGGCGCGATCTTCGGGGCAACGGCCCGGGGTATGGGCAGCTTGACCCGCGGTGCTGCCCGCTCGCGGCGCAACGAGGATCTCTATGATGATTCACTCGCTCCCATCCAGCAGGAACTGAGCCCGGAGCCCCAGGACTCGCACGAGCCACGGGAGCCCCGCGATCACGACGGCCTCGCCCTCATTCTCATCGGTTTAGCGGCAGTGCTGGGCGCCTCGGTGTGGTTGGACATCGCCGGACCCGTCGGCGCGGCCATTTCAACCGCAGCGCATTTGGCTATCGGCGCGGGTGCCCTCATCATGCCGGTCGCATTGGTGGGGCTCGCTATCTTCCTCATGCTGGACTTGCGCCAGCTGACAGTGGCCGGTTCCCGGATTGCCCTGGGCACCGGGCTCATTGCGGTTTCCATGCTCGGTCTGGTCCACCTGCTAGCCGGAAACCCAACGCAGTGGTCTGAGCGCCTTCTCGCCGGAGGCGCTATCGGGGCGTGGACGGGCGGGTTATTGGCCGCGGGCTTTAGCGAGTACGTGGCTATCCCGCTGCTCATCCTCGTCATCGTCTATGGTGCGCTCAAGGTCACGGGAATTACGACTCGCCAGGCTGTGGATTACGTGCGGGAGATGTTCGGCGCCCGTGGGCGGCGAACGGACGATGAATACGTCGACGAAGATTACGATGATGACCTCTACGGGCATGCCTCGGACGACATTGAGGACCTCGCAGAGGGACGGGAGCGGGCACCGCGAGTGCCGCGGGCGTCGATAAGCAGGAAGCCAAAGACGCCGATGGAGGCATATCCGGTCGAAGAACCTGACAATGAGGGCGAGTTCGAGCTGGATACGCAGCACACGCTGTTTAACACTCCGGTAGCGACGCCCGATGCGGTGGACAACTCCCGCGAGGCGATTCGCCAGGCCATCGTGGCGCGTTCAGGCATCGATGCCACCGCTATTCCGGCAAGCACGCCGAAATCAGAGCTGGAGAAAGATCTGCCGATACCGGAAGCTCGCCAGCCGGAGAGTGAGTCGGACTACCAGTTGCCGAGCACCGACCTGCTAGTGGCGGGAGCTCCACCGAAGACGCGCACCGAGACGAATGACCGGATCATCGAAGCCATCACCGATGTCTTCAGTGAGTTCAAGATTGATGCGACCGTGACCGGCTTCTCGCGCGGACCGACAGTGACTCGCTACGAAGTGGAGCTCGGTCCGGGCGTCAAGGTTTCGAAGATTACCAACCTGCAATCGAACCTCGCCTACGCCGTGGCGACGGACAACGTTCGCCTGCTCACCCCGATCCCGGGCAAGTCTGCCGTCGGTATTGAGGTGCCCAACCTCGACCGAGAGATGGTTCGCCTGGCTGACGTGCTTAATGCGCCGGCGACCCGCGGAAACCATGATTCCATGCTCATCGGGCTGGGCAAGGATATTGAGGGCGAGTTCGTCTCGCACAGCCTGCAGAAGATGCCGCACCTCCTCGTGGCCGGCTCGACAGGTTCGGGTAAATCGGCCTTCGTCAACTCGATGCTGGTGTCGCTGCTAACGCGCGCGACCCCGGACGAAGTCCGCCTGATTCTCGTCGACCCGAAGATGGTCGAGCTAACTCCCTATGAGGGGATTCCCCACCTGATCACCCCGATCATCACTCAGCCGAAGAAGGCGTCGGCTGCGCTGCAATGGCTGGTGGAGGAGATGGAACAGCGCTACATGGACATGAAGTCCGCGCGCGTGCGCCACATCAAGGACTACAACCGCAAGGTCAAGTCCGGCGAGGTTCAGGCTCCCCTCGGATCACAGCGCGAGTACCGTCCTTACCCGTTCATCGTTTGTGTCGTCGACGAGCTCGCCGACCTCATGATGACCGCGCCAAAGGAAGTTGAGGATTCCATTGTCCGCATCACGCAGAAGGCGCGTGCGGCAGGCATTCACCTCGTGCTGGCCACCCAGCGACCCTCCGTGGACGTGGTCACCGGCTTGATCAAGACCAACGTGCCCTCACGTCTCGCGTTCGCCACCTCCTCGCTCACTGACTCGCGCGTTATCCTCGACCAGGCTGGCGCCGAGAAACTCATCGGTATGGGCGATGCTCTTTTCATCCCGCAGGGCGCCGGTAAGCCGCAGCGCCTCCAGGGTGCCTTCGTCACCGACGAAGAGGTCCAGGCTGTCGTAGAAGCAGCTAAGGGCCAGGCGATGCCGAACTACACCGAAGGCGTCACCGAGGACAAGACTTCCGACGCGAAGAAGGAAATCGACGAGGACATCGGCAAAGATATGGATGACCTCCTTGAGGCCGTCGAGCTGGTGGTTACCTCCCAACTCGGGTCCACCTCGATGCTTCAGCGCAAGCTGCGCATTGGGTTTGCCAAGGCCGGCCGGCTCATGGACCTCATGGAAACCCGCGGAGTGGTCGGCCCCTCTGAGGGATCCAAAGCCCGCGACGTGTTGGTCAAACCGGAGGAGCTCGACACCATCATTTGGATGATCAAGGGCGCTGATCCCGCTGAGGCCCCAAAGGAAGAAGGCTGGGAGGGCGAGGACAACGAAACCAGGGTCATCCCGGCCAACCCGCCGGGCGGTGTGTTCTAG
- a CDS encoding TIGR03085 family metal-binding protein, with amino-acid sequence MTFSATERRNLADLFLEVGPDAPTLCEGWTTKDLATHLLIREHRPLAAAGMFVPLFKGQLDKTTAAVEQRPYEDIVGEWAAGPGRLSPARYADRLMNTTEHFIHHEDVRRGGGTYEKRDFSEAVNDELYGSLKMMAPRLLKNSEVPVILAPAGRERIVCADKRGVAENGEAVVRVSGDVGELLLWVFGRDAADVDVEGNAGDVRKSGV; translated from the coding sequence ATGACTTTTTCTGCCACCGAACGCCGTAACCTCGCCGACTTGTTCCTCGAGGTCGGTCCTGACGCTCCGACGTTGTGTGAGGGGTGGACGACGAAGGATTTAGCCACCCACTTGCTCATCCGGGAACACCGTCCGTTGGCTGCGGCCGGGATGTTCGTTCCACTGTTCAAGGGGCAGCTGGACAAGACCACGGCCGCCGTGGAGCAACGTCCCTACGAGGACATCGTGGGCGAGTGGGCTGCGGGACCGGGGCGACTCAGCCCGGCTCGCTACGCCGATCGGCTGATGAATACCACCGAGCACTTTATCCATCATGAGGATGTGCGGCGCGGTGGTGGCACGTATGAGAAGCGTGATTTCAGCGAGGCCGTCAACGACGAGCTCTATGGTTCGCTGAAGATGATGGCTCCCCGGTTGCTGAAGAACTCTGAGGTTCCGGTTATTTTGGCGCCGGCGGGGCGGGAGCGCATCGTCTGCGCTGACAAGCGTGGGGTGGCGGAGAATGGCGAAGCCGTAGTGAGGGTCAGTGGTGACGTTGGTGAGTTGCTTCTTTGGGTGTTCGGGCGCGATGCGGCGGACGTGGACGTGGAAGGAAATGCGGGCGATGTCCGCAAGTCAGGCGTCTAG
- a CDS encoding ribonuclease J, protein MTESRNRSRKVTRKAGPPEATSGQQNDNSAASPVFQAPTSETKGSTAAATESAGNAGNSAATDNGDTNRGGNRSRSANKRNGRGGRSRGGNNGNGGQANQGGSNQGGRGRRNVVKSMQGADLTKRLPEPPKAPKNGLRIYALGGISEIGRNMTVFEYNNRLLIVDCGVLFPSSGEPGVDLILPDFGPIEKHLDRVDALVITHGHEDHIGAIPWLLKLRPDMPILASRFTAALIAAKCKEHRQRPKLIEVNEQSNENRGPFNIRFWAVNHSIPDCLGLAIKTGAGLVIHTGDIKLDQTPTDGRPTDLPALSRFGDEGVDLMLCDSTNATTPGVSGSEAEVAPTIKRLVVEAKQRVILASFASNVYRVQAAVDAAVAAGRKVAFNGRSMIRNMEIAEKMGYLKAPRGTIVSMDDAAKMAPHKVMLITTGTQGEPMAALSRMARREHRQITVRDGDLIILSSSLVPGNEEAVFGVLNMLAQIGATVVTGKDAKVHTSGHGYSGELLFLYNAARPKNAMPVHGEWRHLRANKELAISTGVDRENVVLAQNGVVVDLVDGRARVVGQMSVGNLYVDGTTMGEVDEDVLADRTSLGSGGLINITAVIDNRTGRLMESPQVETKGFSEDDRGITPEVKELVENTMNDLAAEGENDPYRMVQQLRRKVSRFVEQKWRRAPMILPTVVPMSSDIDDHIDDDEVHASARPSL, encoded by the coding sequence ATGACTGAATCCCGTAATCGTTCCCGGAAGGTCACCCGCAAGGCGGGCCCGCCGGAGGCCACGAGCGGACAACAGAACGACAATTCCGCTGCTTCACCGGTCTTTCAGGCGCCGACCTCGGAAACGAAGGGCAGCACCGCTGCCGCTACCGAATCCGCAGGAAACGCAGGAAACTCGGCAGCGACGGACAACGGTGACACCAATCGGGGTGGCAATCGTTCCCGCAGTGCGAACAAGCGCAATGGCCGCGGCGGGCGTTCTCGCGGTGGCAATAACGGAAATGGTGGCCAGGCGAATCAGGGCGGGAGCAACCAGGGTGGACGGGGACGTCGTAATGTCGTCAAGTCCATGCAGGGTGCAGACCTGACCAAGCGCCTTCCGGAGCCGCCGAAGGCTCCGAAGAACGGCCTGCGTATCTATGCCCTCGGTGGTATTTCCGAGATCGGCCGCAACATGACCGTCTTCGAGTACAACAACCGTCTGCTCATTGTGGACTGTGGTGTGCTCTTCCCGTCCTCCGGTGAGCCCGGTGTGGACCTGATCCTGCCGGATTTCGGCCCGATCGAAAAGCACCTTGACCGCGTCGATGCGCTCGTGATCACCCACGGCCATGAGGACCACATCGGTGCTATCCCGTGGCTGCTTAAGCTGCGTCCGGATATGCCGATTCTGGCTTCCCGCTTCACAGCGGCTCTCATCGCCGCCAAGTGTAAGGAGCACCGTCAGCGTCCGAAGCTGATCGAGGTTAACGAGCAGTCCAACGAGAACCGCGGACCGTTTAACATTCGTTTCTGGGCCGTCAACCACTCCATCCCGGACTGCTTGGGCTTGGCAATCAAGACCGGCGCCGGCCTGGTCATTCACACCGGCGACATCAAGCTCGATCAGACCCCGACGGATGGTCGACCGACCGATCTGCCGGCACTATCTCGCTTCGGTGATGAGGGCGTGGACCTCATGCTCTGCGACTCGACCAACGCCACCACGCCGGGTGTCTCGGGCTCGGAGGCTGAGGTGGCGCCCACGATCAAGCGCCTCGTTGTCGAAGCCAAGCAGCGCGTGATCCTGGCATCGTTTGCTTCGAACGTCTACCGTGTCCAGGCGGCTGTCGACGCCGCCGTCGCCGCTGGCCGCAAGGTTGCCTTCAACGGTCGCTCGATGATCCGCAACATGGAGATCGCCGAGAAGATGGGCTACCTCAAGGCCCCACGCGGCACTATCGTCTCCATGGACGATGCCGCGAAGATGGCGCCGCACAAGGTCATGCTCATCACCACGGGTACGCAGGGCGAGCCGATGGCTGCGCTGTCGCGCATGGCCCGTCGTGAGCACCGCCAGATCACCGTCCGCGACGGCGACCTGATTATCCTGTCCTCCTCGCTCGTTCCCGGTAATGAGGAAGCTGTTTTCGGCGTCCTCAACATGCTCGCGCAGATCGGCGCGACCGTGGTCACGGGTAAGGATGCCAAGGTCCACACCTCGGGCCACGGCTACTCCGGCGAGCTACTCTTCCTGTACAACGCTGCGCGTCCGAAGAACGCCATGCCGGTCCACGGCGAGTGGCGCCACCTGCGCGCTAACAAGGAACTAGCCATCTCCACCGGCGTGGATCGTGAGAACGTGGTTCTCGCGCAGAACGGCGTTGTCGTTGACTTGGTTGATGGTCGGGCACGCGTGGTCGGCCAGATGTCCGTTGGTAACCTCTACGTCGATGGCACCACCATGGGCGAGGTCGATGAGGACGTATTGGCTGATCGCACGAGCCTCGGCTCTGGTGGCCTGATCAACATCACCGCCGTGATCGATAACCGCACCGGTCGCCTGATGGAGTCCCCGCAGGTGGAAACCAAGGGCTTCTCTGAGGACGATCGCGGTATCACCCCGGAGGTCAAGGAACTCGTGGAGAACACGATGAATGACCTCGCTGCCGAGGGTGAGAACGATCCGTACCGTATGGTCCAGCAGCTGCGCCGCAAGGTCTCCCGTTTCGTGGAGCAGAAGTGGCGTCGCGCCCCGATGATCCTGCCGACGGTCGTGCCGATGTCCTCCGACATCGATGATCACATTGACGACGACGAGGTGCACGCCTCCGCCCGTCCGTCGCTGTAG
- the dapA gene encoding 4-hydroxy-tetrahydrodipicolinate synthase → MSTGLTAKTGVENFGTVSVAMVTPFDQDGALDIDAGRRLAAHLVDNGVDSLVLAGTTGESPTTTVAEKLNLLKAVKEEVGDRAKLIAGAGTNNTAASIELARASAEAGADALLVVTPYYSKPSQEGLFQHFQAVAAATDLPVCLYDIPPRSSIPIAPDTIRRLAEIPNVLGVKDAKGNLAESAVLIRETGLAYYSGDDPLNIPWLSIGATGFISVVGHACPSHLRELHTSFEEGDLARAREINATVIAPLIAAQVRLGGASMAKAALRLQGFEVGDPRLPVVGLDDKEVEELRRDMMKAGVL, encoded by the coding sequence ATGAGTACAGGTTTGACAGCGAAGACCGGAGTCGAGAACTTCGGAACCGTCAGCGTCGCCATGGTCACCCCCTTTGACCAGGACGGCGCTTTAGATATTGACGCTGGACGACGCCTCGCCGCGCACCTGGTCGACAACGGTGTGGATTCGTTGGTTCTTGCGGGAACCACTGGGGAGTCTCCGACGACAACGGTCGCGGAAAAGTTGAACCTACTCAAAGCAGTGAAGGAGGAGGTGGGCGACCGAGCGAAGCTCATCGCCGGGGCCGGTACCAACAACACCGCCGCTTCGATCGAGCTGGCGCGGGCTTCCGCTGAGGCAGGCGCGGATGCGCTCCTCGTGGTCACCCCGTATTACTCAAAGCCGAGCCAAGAGGGCCTCTTCCAGCACTTTCAGGCCGTCGCCGCGGCCACCGATCTTCCGGTGTGCCTCTACGACATTCCTCCTCGTTCTTCTATTCCGATCGCTCCGGATACTATTCGCCGCCTGGCGGAGATCCCGAATGTGCTCGGGGTGAAAGACGCCAAGGGGAATCTGGCCGAATCGGCAGTGCTCATCCGAGAGACCGGCCTAGCGTACTACTCGGGAGACGACCCGTTGAACATCCCGTGGCTGTCTATTGGCGCCACCGGGTTCATCTCCGTGGTGGGACATGCGTGCCCGTCGCATCTGCGTGAGCTGCACACAAGTTTCGAGGAAGGCGACCTCGCCCGCGCGCGGGAAATCAACGCCACTGTTATCGCCCCGCTGATCGCTGCTCAGGTTCGCCTGGGTGGCGCCAGCATGGCAAAAGCTGCTCTGCGTCTGCAGGGCTTTGAGGTGGGGGATCCCCGTCTTCCGGTCGTCGGTCTCGATGACAAGGAAGTCGAGGAACTCCGCCGCGACATGATGAAGGCTGGAGTCCTTTAA